A segment of the Staphylococcus ratti genome:
TAGATACAGGTTCGCGTATGGACGATATGATTTACGAAGAATTTAAAGGTACTGGAAATATGGAGCTGCATTTAGATAGACGTTTATCAGAACGCCGTATTTTTCCAGCAATTGACATTACACGTAGTTCAACGCGAAAAGAAGAATTGCTCATTCCTAAAAATGAGCTTGAAAGTTTATGGCAATTACGCAATATGTTTTCAAATACGCCGGATTTCGCAGAGCGCTTTATCCGTAGATTAAAGAAAACGAAAACCAATGAAGCCTTTTTTGAAGAATTGAAAAAAAGTGCTATTGAAAGTACTAAAACAGGCAAGCCGATTATTTAATAAAAGAAATTGTGAAGTGGGGTTGCTTTTTAAAAATACAGCCCTTATAATGTACAAGTATTGGGTAAAACTCACAAATAACTCTGTTCCAGATGGTTCAGGGCAAAGGAGCTGAAAATAATGAAACAAGGCATTCATCCAGAATACCGTAAAGTAATCTTCTTAGACACTACAACAGATTTTAAATTCTTAAGTGGTTCTACGAAGTATTCAAGTGAAACAATGGAGTGGGAAGATGGTAACGAATATCCAGTTATTCGTTTAGATATTTCTTCTGATTCACACCCATTCTACACAGGACGTCAAAAATTTGCTGCTGCAGATGGTCGTGTGGAACGTTTCAACAAGAAATTCGGTCTCAAATCAAACAACTAATCATCGTATTAACGAGTTACAGTTCGAACTATGGACGAACTTTATTGCTGGCATCCTCTTAAATAGAGGGTGCTTTTTTAATGAAATCAACAAAACTACTTTCATAATATGATATAATGAAGCGATTATGTTTTGAAAAAGGTGGCAATAAAATGTACGAAGCGTATCATTCAGGTTGGATTGAATGCATCACCGGTAGTATGTTTAGCGGTAAATCAGAAGAATTGATTCGTCGCTTACGTCGCGGTGTTTATGCGAAACAAAAGGTTGTCGTATTTAAACCAACAATAGACGACCGATATCATAAAGAAAAAATCGTTTCTCATAATGGCAATGCGATAGAAGCCATTAATATTTCTAAAGCAAGCGAAATTTGGCAACATGATTTAAAAGGTGTGGATATTATTGGTATAGATGAAATCCAATTTTTTGATCGCACAATTGTCGATATTGTTCAGGAACTAGCTAGAAAAGGTTATCGTGTCATTACCGCTGGTCTTGATATGGACTTTAAAGGAGAACCCTTCGAACCTGTTCCGGAAATGTTAGCGATTAGTGAACATATTACAAAATTACAAGCGGTTTGTGCAGTATGTGGTGCCTCGTCAAGCCGTACACAACGATTAATAAATGGCAAACCTGCCAAAATAGATGATCCTATTATTATGGTAGGCGCTAACGAAAGTTATGAACCCCGTTGTCGTGCACACCATGTGATATTACCAAGTGATAACACTGAGGAGGAGAAAGAATAATGTTTGATCAATTAGATATCGTTGAAGAAAGATATGAGCAACTTAATGAATTGTTAAGCGATCCAGAAGTCGTTAGCGATTCAGACAAATTAAGAAAGTATTCTAAAGAACAATCAGAACTTCAAAAAACTGTAGAAGTTTATCGTCGATATAAACAAGTAAAAGAAGATTTGAACGATATTGATTTAATGCTTAACGAAACAACAGATGCTGATGAAATTGAGATGTTGAAAGAAGAAGCGTCAGAACTCAAATCACAAATACCTGAATTTGAAGATGAGTTGAAATTATTATTAATTCCTAAAGATCCAAATGATGACAAAGACGTTATTGTAGAAGTTCGTGCTGCAGCAGGTGGAGATGAAGCGGCTATTTTTGCGGGTGATTTATTTAGAATGTATTCTAAATATGCAGAAGCAAATCGTTTTAAAACAGAAATTGTAGAAGCGACAGAAAGTGACCATGGTGGATATAAAGAGATAAGCTTTTCAGTTTCTGGTGAAGGCGCATATAGTAAGCTGAAATTTGAAAATGGCGCGCACCGTGTTCAACGTGTTCCAGAAACAGAGTCAGGTGGGCGTATCCATACATCAACAGCAACAGTAGCAGTTTTACCTGAAGTAGAAGATGTTGAAATTGAAATTCGCAATGAAGATTTAAAAATCGACACGTACCGTTCAAGTGGTGCCGGCGGACAACACGTTAATACAACGGACTCTGCTGTACGTATTACACACTTACCAACAGGTGTTATTGCGACATCTTCTGAAAAGTCTCAAATTCAAAACCGTGAAAAAGCAATGAAAGTGTTAAAAGCACGTCTTTATGATATGAAAGTTCAAGAAGAACAACAAAAATATGCAGCGCAACGTAAATCGGCTGTAGGTACTGGAGATCGTTCAGAGCGTATTCGCACGTACAATTATCCACAAAGTCGAGTTACAGATCATCGTATTGGTTTAACATTACAAAAATTAGATCAAATTATGGAAGGTAAATTAGAAGAAGTTATTGATGCGCTAACGATGCACGAGCAAACTGAAAAACTCAAAGAGCTTAACAATGGTGAAATTTAATCAATGGATTCGAAACGCGCAAGACAAACTTCGCGAGAAAGCGTATGATGCTTCTCAAGTTGAATGGCTTGTTACGGATATACTAGGGTGGTCACGCACAGCTTATTTTGTTCATCAACAAGATGAGATGACAGAAGACATGGAAATGCGGTTGAATCAAGGATTGACGCGTTTGCTCGAAGGAGAGCCAGTGCAATATGTAGTTGGTTCTGCAACTTTTCTAGGTAGACCATTTACTGTGAACGAGCATGTACTGATTCCTAGACCTGAAACAGAAGAAGTAGTGATGTGCTTGATGAAGCAACTCCCTAATGAAGGGTACATCGCTGATATTGGGACGGGAAGCGGTGTGATTGCGATCACGATAAAATCTGAATATCCACAATTAAATGTTATCGCATCTGATATTTCTGAAGAAGCTTTAAGTGTGGCGAAATCTAACGCAGTGCGCAATCATGTTAATGTTGACTTCTTAAAAGGAGATACATTGCATCCTTATATAGAACGTGGGGTTAAATTAGATGGCTTAATTTCAAATCCGCCTTACATCGATGTGTCTGAAGCTACGCTCATGAGTTATAGTACATTAACTTATGAGCCACATATGGCTTTGTTTGCTGATGAAAATGGACTGAAAATTTACCGTGCAATACTCGAACAACTGCCGAAAGTGATGAATGAGCATGCGCCAATTGTGTTTGAAACCGGCTATCAACAAGGTGAAAAATTGAAAACGCTCATTACAGCAATGTATGCACATCTCGATCCGGTGGTTTACGCTGATATTAATGGGCATGATAGAATCGTCACTTTTAAATGGGAAACTAAATAACATGTCGCTAAAAGTTATGCATTTTATTAGGGTGCATAACTTTTTGTTATGAAGTAAAATAAAATGAAGAAAGAGGTGTTATCTCGTGTTAAACACAAAAATATGGGATGTTCGTGATTATACTTATCGCCTAAAAGATTATCCTCACTTTGAAGAAATTATTCAAATGTACCAAGAAGGAAAACGAATCGTTTTGCCTACAGAAACTGTATACGGTTTGGGTGGGAGTGCGTTAAATGAACAAACTGTAAAAGGAATATATGAAGCTAAAGGTAGACCGTCGGATAATCCATTAATTATCCACATTTACGATACGCAACAGTTGGATAATTTTGTGACGTCTATTTCAGAAACAACGTTAAAATTAATGGAAGCTTTTTGGCCAGGACCAATTACATTTATTTTACCTTTAAAAAAGGGATACCTTTGTGAACGAGTGACGGGCGGATTGAATTCTGTTGCAGTACGGATGCCAAGTCATCCAGTAGCGCGTTATATTTTAAAAACAGCAAAAATCCCAATTGCTGCACCGAGTGCAAATTTAAGTGGTCGACCATCACCAACTACATTTGAACATACGTATGAAGATTTAAATGGGCGAGTGGACGGCATTATTCACTCAACGCCAAGTGATGCAGGTTTAGAAAGTACGGTGATTGATTGTACCTCTTTCCCATATCGTATTGCGCGTCCCGGGACAATTACACGTCAAATGTTAAATGAAATATTACCGAATTCGATAGATGATACCGTGATTGATATGACAGAAAAACCAATCGCACCCGGAATGAAATATAAACACTATGCACCCGATACGCCTCTAGTGCTGATTGAACATATAGGAAACGACATTCGTGAGGATGCTCATGAC
Coding sequences within it:
- a CDS encoding type B 50S ribosomal protein L31, with the protein product MKQGIHPEYRKVIFLDTTTDFKFLSGSTKYSSETMEWEDGNEYPVIRLDISSDSHPFYTGRQKFAAADGRVERFNKKFGLKSNN
- the prmC gene encoding peptide chain release factor N(5)-glutamine methyltransferase, whose protein sequence is MVKFNQWIRNAQDKLREKAYDASQVEWLVTDILGWSRTAYFVHQQDEMTEDMEMRLNQGLTRLLEGEPVQYVVGSATFLGRPFTVNEHVLIPRPETEEVVMCLMKQLPNEGYIADIGTGSGVIAITIKSEYPQLNVIASDISEEALSVAKSNAVRNHVNVDFLKGDTLHPYIERGVKLDGLISNPPYIDVSEATLMSYSTLTYEPHMALFADENGLKIYRAILEQLPKVMNEHAPIVFETGYQQGEKLKTLITAMYAHLDPVVYADINGHDRIVTFKWETK
- a CDS encoding L-threonylcarbamoyladenylate synthase produces the protein MLNTKIWDVRDYTYRLKDYPHFEEIIQMYQEGKRIVLPTETVYGLGGSALNEQTVKGIYEAKGRPSDNPLIIHIYDTQQLDNFVTSISETTLKLMEAFWPGPITFILPLKKGYLCERVTGGLNSVAVRMPSHPVARYILKTAKIPIAAPSANLSGRPSPTTFEHTYEDLNGRVDGIIHSTPSDAGLESTVIDCTSFPYRIARPGTITRQMLNEILPNSIDDTVIDMTEKPIAPGMKYKHYAPDTPLVLIEHIGNDIREDAHDNWNEVAFIIPESLSKYIPKAAKTIILSRDEFDIPNANKNLYAALHQLDELAEIKRAYMYSYPVNGDTEALRNRMTKAANHQVVKDELL
- a CDS encoding thymidine kinase, with the translated sequence MYEAYHSGWIECITGSMFSGKSEELIRRLRRGVYAKQKVVVFKPTIDDRYHKEKIVSHNGNAIEAINISKASEIWQHDLKGVDIIGIDEIQFFDRTIVDIVQELARKGYRVITAGLDMDFKGEPFEPVPEMLAISEHITKLQAVCAVCGASSSRTQRLINGKPAKIDDPIIMVGANESYEPRCRAHHVILPSDNTEEEKE
- the prfA gene encoding peptide chain release factor 1 is translated as MFDQLDIVEERYEQLNELLSDPEVVSDSDKLRKYSKEQSELQKTVEVYRRYKQVKEDLNDIDLMLNETTDADEIEMLKEEASELKSQIPEFEDELKLLLIPKDPNDDKDVIVEVRAAAGGDEAAIFAGDLFRMYSKYAEANRFKTEIVEATESDHGGYKEISFSVSGEGAYSKLKFENGAHRVQRVPETESGGRIHTSTATVAVLPEVEDVEIEIRNEDLKIDTYRSSGAGGQHVNTTDSAVRITHLPTGVIATSSEKSQIQNREKAMKVLKARLYDMKVQEEQQKYAAQRKSAVGTGDRSERIRTYNYPQSRVTDHRIGLTLQKLDQIMEGKLEEVIDALTMHEQTEKLKELNNGEI